Proteins encoded together in one Impatiens glandulifera chromosome 1, dImpGla2.1, whole genome shotgun sequence window:
- the LOC124920194 gene encoding rho-N domain-containing protein 1, chloroplastic, producing the protein MSGLNHHFVVNKVSGFAQIDSTFLHCYGVSRQGSSFLQCSVHSFSRSFSRLSIVPSKYNKNLSVVCNAGQSGYRRNPDFSRQNKHGYSRSRNKQNKERDGSEILDESDLMPSKNGPLLSISTSPNFHATSSPGPREREIVELFRKVQAQLRERAANKEEKKTESQGHVKENETVDSLLHLLRKHTTTTQQGKSSSSRNSNNKDISLDQPEENSFVNESSRTGFFVSTNSVKDEPKTQEPAFTTRPRSSFKRKSPVIRQTNIQPNSLPHTSLDFIKEKIAPVPEPEMIFSGRDLFDNLSKDDDSSDDDEDDEDLEDLEEGEQNLLPQQRDLNELKVADLRTLAKSHGLKGFSKLKKQQLVELLNEVLD; encoded by the exons ATGTCTGGATTGAACCATCATTTCGTCGTCAATAAAGTCTCAG GTTTTGCACAAATAGATAGTACATTTCTTCATTGCTATGGTGTTTCCAGACAAGGATCCAGTTTTCTTCAATGCTCTGTGCACAGCTTCTCTCGATCTTTTTCACGATTGAGCATTGTCCCTTCAAAGTACAACAAAAACTTGTCTGTTGTGTGTAATGCGGGTCAAAGTGGTTACAGAAGGAATCCTGATTTCTCAAGACAAAATAAGCATGGCTACTCGAGAAGCAGAAACAAGCAAAATAAAGAAAGAGATGGTTCCGAGATCTTAGATGAATCTGATCTGATGCCTTCAAAAAATGGCCCTCTCCTTTCGATATCCACCAGTCCTAACTTTCACGCAACTTCATCTCCTGGACCTAGAGAAAgagaaattgttgaattatttAGGAAAGTTCAGGCTCAGCTTCGGGAGAGAGCTGCCAACAAGGAAGAGAAGAAAACTGAATCACAAGGACATGTAAAAGAGAACGAAACTGTTGATTCTCTCCTTCATCTCTTGAGAAAGCACACCACCACTACTCAACAAGGGAAAAGTAGTAGTAGCAGAAATAGTAACAACAAAGACATCAGCTTGGACCAACCTGAAGAAAACAGTTTTGTCAATGAATCAAGTAGGACTGGTTTCTTTGTTTCAACTAATAGTGTGAAAGACGAGCCTAAGACACAGGAGCCTGCGTTTACTACTAGGCCAAGATCAAGTTTTAAGCGTAAATCTCCTGTTATTCGACAAACCAACATCCAGCCAAATTCTCTTCCTCACACTAGTCTGGATTTCATAAAAGAGAAGATCGCTCCAGTGCCCGAGCCTGAGATGATATTTTCTGGTAGGGATTTGTTTGATAATCTGTCAAAGGATGATGATTCCTCTGACGACGACGAAGATGATGAAGATCTTGAAGATCTTGAAGAAGGAGAGCAGAATCTTCTACCTCAACAGAGGGATCTGAACGAACTAAAGGTAGCAGATCTTAGAACACTTGCGAAATCTCATGGCTTGAAAGGTTTCTCAAAGCTCAAGAAACAACAACTTGTGGAGTTGCTGAATGAGGTTTTGGACTAA
- the LOC124915702 gene encoding TOM1-like protein 2: MEKFKLASSSLGDRLKTGSAQMGRIVSAKMKEILQAPTPESKMVDDATSEHLEEPNWGLNLRICSMISSEEINGNEVVKAIKRKLAGKVAVSQMLSLELLELCSSNCEKVFSEVASEKILDEMVRMIEDPKTDQGNKIKALGLIEAWGDSQDLKYLPVFHQTLKNLKIKEMNNESSIDETAHPFHSLESYMFQEPISPPERYPYPSQPELGLNDSDQSSEEKKEALEIARNSHDILSSIVNSPTGAETIKDDLTVKMVEKCKHSLSYVQMIAESTIDDEAIMFEALNLHDQLGEIISKYEAMDSIEVSDSERSILPESSNAGKAIEMNE; this comes from the exons ATGGAGAAATTCAAGTTAGCCTCATCCTCATTAGGCGATCGATTGAAGACCGGAAGTGCTCAGATGGGTCGAATCGTAAGCGCCAAAATGAAGGAGATTCTCCAAGCTCCGACGCCGGAATCAAAGATGGTCGACGACGCCACCTCCGAGCATCTAGAAGAACCCAACTGGGGATTGAATCTTCGAATCTGTTCGATGATTAGCAGCGAAGAGATTAACGGAAACGAAGTTGTCAAAGCGATCAAACGTAAACTCGCCGGAAAAGTCGCCGTCAGCCAGATGCTTAGCCTTGAGTTACTAGAACTTTGTAGTTCAAATTGCGAGAAGGTATTCTCTGAGGTTGCATCAGAGAAGATTCTTGATGAAATGGTGAGAATGATTGAAGATCCGAAGACAGATCAAGGAAATAAGATCAAGGCTTTAGGGTTAATTGAAGCATGGGGAGATTCTCAAGATCTGAAATATTTGCCTGTCTTTCATCAAACTCTTAAA AATTTGAAGATCAAAGAGATGAACAATGAATCATCAATTGACGAAACCGCTCACCCATTTCATTCACTAGAGTCTTATATGTTTCAAGAACCGATATCTCCACCTGAGAGATATCCATATCCTTCACAACCTGAACTGGGTTTGAATGATTCAGACCAATCTTCGGAGGAAAAGAAAGAAGCTCTTGAAATTGCTCGAAACAGTCATGATATACTCTCTAGTATTGTAAATTCTCCAACAGGGGCAGAAACAATCAAG GATGATCTAACAGTGAAGATGGTAGAAAAATGCAAGCATTCACTTTCATATGTTCAGATGATTGCAGAAAGCACCATTGATGATGAGGCGATTATGTTTGAGGCTTTGAATCTTCATGACCAGCTGGGAGAAATCATCTCAAAGTATGAAGCAATGGATTCAATTGAAGTTTCGGATTCAGAAAGAAGTATACTGCCTGAAAGCTCTAATGCTGGTAAAGCAATcgaaatgaatgaatga